The following DNA comes from Dehalococcoidia bacterium.
GTTTCACAGGCGGCGTCGGGGATGCCCGCGCCGTCCTTCGCAGCGTCCAAAGAGATGGTGGTGACCATGGTTGCCCTCCGACCCGCGGCCGACCGCAGTAAGTGTTATCTACACACTAAGTACTATCACCAGCGGCACTTGGTGTCAAGATATACACGAACTCGGCGTGGCGGGCGAAATCGTGGCAATCGCGGTGGGCCTCATCCTCACCACCGTCCCTGCGCCCGCTCCTGGCTCACGGAGAGGCGACGGTCGTGCTAGGTGGGGCGCGAACCCGGGCGCGGGCAGGTAGGCCCTGGGACCCTACCAGGCATGGGAACGACCGACACGGAGAGGGCGGCGAGGAGAGCGGCGGGGCCGGCCGTCGCGCGGCGCGGTCGAACCGCGCCGCCAAAGACGAGCAGCCCGTCACTACACCGATATGGGGATCAGGTCCGCGAACGCCCGCGCCACGGGCCACTCCGCCGGCCAGCGCGGCAGCGCGTCCAGCGGAAACCAGCGGGCGTCGTCCAGCTCTTCGTCCACGCGCAACTCGCCGCCCCACAGCCGCGCGACACAGACGATGAAGACCATGTTCTTGCCGATCGGCCGGCAGGAGTAGCTGCCGAGGATACGCTCGATCGCCACCTCGAAGCCTGTCTCCTCGCGCACCTCGCGCACGGCGGCCATCTCCACCGACTCGAACGCTTCCAGAAAGCCGGAGACGAGCACGTACTCCTGCCCGCCGCGCGGCTTCGCCAGCAGCACCTCGTCGCCGCGGCGCACGATCACGCCGGCCACGGCAACGGGGTTGTCGAAGTGCACCCAGGCGCAGGCGGTACAGCCAAGCCGTGGCTCGCCGTCGACCAGCCGTTCGGCCAGGGCGCCGCCACAGAGCAGACAGAAGGCGGGAGCGGGCATCGCCGCAACCTCGTGCAGGTTGTTGCATTCGGCGGCTCCAAAGTACAACAAAACAACCTGGCGAGGCCGCCGGGTTACCGGCAAAACAGAAAAGGGCGGGCGGTCCGCCGTGGACCGCCCGCCCTGCTACGCTGGTCTGCCAGAGGCTACGCCTCAAGCTCCGTCGCTGGGATCGTGCCCATGCGGCCGGCGCGGTAGTCGGCGAAGGCCTGCACGATCTCTTCGTGCGTGTTCATCACGAAGGGACCGTACGAGGCGACCGGCTCGCGGATCGGCTGGCCGCCGAGGATCAGCAGCTCCAGGTTGGGCGAGCGGCTCTCCTGCGTCGCGTCCGCGGCGATCGTGATCGCATCGCCCGCGCCGAAGACGGCGAGCTGGCCCTCGCGCAGCGCCACGCCCTCCGCGCCCACCGAACCGCTGCCGGAGAGGGCGTAGATCATGGCGTTGAACTCCGGCCGCCACGGCAGGCTCAGCCGCGCGCCGGGCGAGATCGTGGCGTGCGCGTAGGTGATCGGCGTC
Coding sequences within:
- a CDS encoding NUDIX domain-containing protein gives rise to the protein MYFGAAECNNLHEVAAMPAPAFCLLCGGALAERLVDGEPRLGCTACAWVHFDNPVAVAGVIVRRGDEVLLAKPRGGQEYVLVSGFLEAFESVEMAAVREVREETGFEVAIERILGSYSCRPIGKNMVFIVCVARLWGGELRVDEELDDARWFPLDALPRWPAEWPVARAFADLIPISV